From a region of the Apis mellifera strain DH4 linkage group LG2, Amel_HAv3.1, whole genome shotgun sequence genome:
- the LOC724507 gene encoding RIB43A-like with coiled-coils protein 1, with protein MLKFQTATKEELKLAAAVQRRRQIEAERKERIFNARFRKIGIDKEFLDKQVEEKKQQRELEEARESELDEILLQSCKIGLLLEKQQEEERRKIHKEIEHYRQQYQQRQECDLSKKGDRDLSFGELLKSEEEDFKEKSRAKKEEMRWWIEKQMQEHISAESERKEFEKAQEAAILSRDKHAMKIAQMEQDCRRKLNEATARFNQAMAEEQEYRRRCEALREEEDKKADIYNHVTGDFLTEAKEQAESTHGPHKPLASRYKGMTADELKVFREAQARQLKEMKEMKIEEKRRDEEWDRLMTTQAEIADSYQREIDRKKAEIKKKIAKENLELAEQQKSHQEYLNCVLYKNKATAAFYEQFNKDAR; from the exons ATGCTGAAGTTTCAAACCGCGACCAAAGAGGAGCTGAAACTGGCCGCGGCCGTTCAACGAAGGAGGCAGATCGAGGCGGAGAGAAAGGAGCGGATTTTCAATGCACGATTCAGGAAAATCGGG ATAGACAAGGAATTCTTGGACAAACAGGTCGAGGAAAAGAAGCAGCAACGTGAACTGGAGGAAGCCCGAGAATCCGAACTCGACGAGATTTTGCTTCAAAGTTGTAAGATCGGTTTGCTATTGGAGAAACAACAAGAAGAg GAAAGGCGAAAGATCCACAAAGAGATCGAGCATTACAGACAGCAATATCAACAACGCCAGGAATGCGATCTGTCGAAAAAAGGCGATCGCGATCTATCCTTCGGCGAGCT ATTGAAAAGCGAAGAGGAAGATTTTAAGGAAAAGTCGAGggcgaagaaggaagagatgAGGTGGTGGATCGAAAAACAAATGCAGGAACACATATCCGCCGAGAGCGAACGGAAGGAATTCGAGAAAGCCCAGGAAGCGGCCATCCTCTCCAGAGACAAGCATGCCATGAAGATAGCTCAGATGGAGCAAGATTGCCGTCGAAAGTTGAACGAAGCCACCGCACGATTTAATCAAGCCATG GCAGAGGAACAGGAATACCGTCGCCGCTGCGAAGCCcttcgagaggaggaggacaaGAAGGCGGATATCTACAATCACGTGACTGGGGACTTCCTTACGGAAGCCAAAGAGCAGGCGGAGAGCACTCATGGACCGCACAAACCGTTGGCCTCGCGTTACAAGGGCATGACCGCGGACGAGCTTAAGGTTTTCAGGGAGGCTCAAGCACGCCAACTGAAAGAAATGAAG gaaatgaaaatagagGAGAAACGAAGGGACGAAGAGTGGGATCGATTGATGACTACCCAAGCCGAGATCGCGGATTCGTATCAACGTGAAATTGATCGGAAGAAAGC ggaaattaaaaagaaaatagcaaAGGAGAATTTGGAATTAGCGGAGCAACAAAAATCTCATCAGGAATATCTCAATTGTGtgctttacaaaaataaagcaACCGCAGCCTTTtatgaacaatttaataaagacGCACGTTAA
- the LOC100578833 gene encoding putative leucine-rich repeat-containing protein DDB_G0290503 isoform X1 produces the protein MMTEHDAQKQRLALSSEQYLLLEEQHVLVENLKQDLHLCKTEQHNIRAELEILRNESQKVDDIKESLNRIHLEECDNQDAHKKEIENLQERIVLLESEKDSAMQLWHISLNTISALEDQLKGLHIDGKGTKFYQEQANAIKESYSEAIKMLEEKLGLAKDNFIKYQTLYETNKEKINNLTKEKDELLEKYKNLQMNTQDRDRNNQLTIETLKQDLAYAKTETNKIIQTKLELEKKLNEVKIYADNVMERDKETKKKMAEAIELIESAVREKDMILHRETLVLEEKTRLEHRLNIIANEYDGKIQELNKITRDEIEQNTKKYLTEINELKSEVKTKTIETEKAQRELKFIEEELNKIRRDSSVKILEYEQKAKRMEFQLQIYDETIVKNKYDIEIKQLKEKIIILEDKLGSSNDKLQKLEQQQTINTQDQIKKIDGENKDKMKQYSDLENQLAKTLDDKENLVMQLKSLKHDFEYEIQKRDNEKYSLENKIRELEINLHKATCIAENNPKNNITSEINPYNIKAKPSFDITVENKCHCCQSVLSDHMNKLQEKFDRKTKELINHVQIHQKLSKKWRDEAKSLTVKFQGKSKELRGKMNTLQKENNELHKELLNCKQQLAQHAIQDIQRINEPNEIR, from the exons ATGATGACAGAACATGATGCTCAGAAACAAAGGTTAGCTTTAAG ctCAGagcaatatttattactcgAAGAACAACATGTGCTTGTGGAAAATCTTAAACAAGACTTGCACTTATGCaag acAGAACAACATAATATACGAGCCGAATTAGAAATTCTACGAAATGAGAGTCAAAAAGTTGATGATATAAAAGAATCCTTAAATCGTATTCATTTGGAAGAATGCGATAATCAAGATgcacataaaaaagaaatagaaaatttacaagAGCGTATCGTGTTATTAGAATCGGAAAAAGATTCAGCTATGCAACTTTGGCATATTTCCTTAAATACCATAAGTGCCTTAGAGGACCAATTAAAAGGACTTCATATAGATGGAAAAGGAACAAAGTTTTATCAAGAACAAGCTAATGCTATTAAAGAAAGTTATTCGGAAGCTATTAAAATGTTGGAGGAAAAACTAGGCCTGgccaaagataattttataaaatatcaaacacTGTAcgaaacaaataaagaaaaaattaataatttgactaaagaaaaagatgaactTTTGGAGAAATATAAGAATCTTCAAATGAATACTCAAGATAGAG ataggAATAACCAACTGACAATAGAAACATTAAAACAAGACTTAGCTTATGCTAAAACAGAaaccaataaaataatacaaacaaaattggaattggaaaaaaaattaaatgaagttaaaatatatgcTGATAATGTGATGGAAAGAGAtaaggaaacaaaaaaaaagatggcaGAAGCTATTGAATTAATAGAATCTGCAGTTAGAGAAAAGGATATGATATTGCATCGTGAAACTCTTGTATTGGAAGAGAAAACCAGATTAGAACATAGACTGAATATAATAGCTAATGAATATGATGGAAAAATACAAgagttgaataaaattactagagatgaaattgaacaaaatacaaaaaaatatctaacagAGATTAATGAACTTAAATCAGAAGTAAAGACAAAAACTATTGAAACAGAAAAAGCtcaaagagaattaaaatttattgaagaagaattgaataaaatacgtAGAGATTCTAGTgtgaaaatattggaatatgaACAAAAAGCAAAACGTATGgaatttcaattacaaatatatgatgaaacaatagttaaaaacaaatatgatatagaaattaaacaattaaaagaaaaaattattattcttgaagATAAATTAGGCAgttcaaatgataaattacaaaagcTAGAGCAACAACAAACTATTAATACACAAGaccagataaaaaaaattgatggcgaaaataaggataaaatgaaacaatattcTGATTTAGAAAATCAGTTAGCTAAAACATTAGATGATAAGGAAAATCTTGTAatgcaattaaaatcattgaaacatgattttgaatatgaaatacaaaaaagagataatgaaaaatattctcttgaaaataaaattcgggaattggaaattaatctTCATAAAGCAACTTGTATAGCAGAAAATAAtccgaaaaataatattactagtGAAATAAatccatataatattaaagctAAGCCTAGTTTTGATATAac AGTAGAAAATAAATGTCATTGTTGTCAATCTGTATTATCGGATCATATGAATAAACTGCAGGAAAAGTTTGACAGAAAAACAAAGGAATTAATCAATCATGTACAAATTCATCAAAAACTaagtaaaaa atggAGAGATGAAGCAAAATCTTTGACAGTTAAATTTCAAGGAAAATCTAAGGAATTAAGGGGAAAGATGAATactttacaaaaagaaaacaatgaattacataaagaattattaaattgcaaaCAACAATTGGCACAACATGCAATTCAAGATATACAAAG aattaatgAGCCAAATGAAATTAGgtga
- the LOC410869 gene encoding vacuolar-sorting protein SNF8 isoform X2, translating to MRRKAGVGAIQKQKLEQEKYKDKGTEIQENQFEQMTKQMETFRVNLEEFATKYKNEIKKNARFRRQFTEMCASIGVDPLASGKGFWSVLGIGDFYYELAVQIVEVCMATNYKNGGLISLDELRARLIQARGRRKEHQEITNEDLLAAAKKLKIFGNGFSIVPIGRGKHLVQSVPGELSMDHTAVLQQASLSGNAYVSRSMLCKELKWESDRTQKALDHMVKEGLAWLDEQVGVLEPP from the exons aTGAGGCGAAAGGCAGGCGTTGGTGCTATCCAAAAACAAAAGCTGgagcaagaaaaatataaagataaggGAACTGAGATTCAAGAAAATCAATTTGAGCAAATGACAAAACAGATGGAAACTTTTCGTGTGAATCTAGAGGAATTCGCaacaaagtataaaaatgaaattaaaaaaaatgcacgTTTTCGGCGGCAATTTACCGAAATGTGTGCATCAATAGGTGTAGATCCTTTAGCTTCAGGTAAAGGATTTTGGTCAGTTCTTGGCATAGGAGACTTTTATTACGAACTTGCTGTTCAAATTGTTGAAGTTTGTATGgctacaaattataaaaatggtgGATTAATATCATTAGATGAACTTAGAGCAAGATTAATTCAAGCTAGAGGTCGTAGAAAAGAACATcaagaaattacaaatgaaGACTTACTAGCTGcagctaaaaaattaaaaatttttggaaatggaTTTTCTATTGTTCCAATTGGAAGAGGTAAACACTTAGTACAATCTGTACCTGGTGAACTCAGTATGGACCATACTGCCGTACTACAACAAGCTAGTTTATCTGGAAATGCATATGTTTCAAGATCCATGTTatgtaaagaattaaaatgggAATCAGATAGGACACAAAAAGCTTTGGACCATATGGTAAAAGAAGGATTGGCATGGTTAGATGAACAag TTGGCGTGCTTGAGCCTCCCTGA
- the LOC100578833 gene encoding putative leucine-rich repeat-containing protein DDB_G0290503 isoform X3: MMTEHDAQKQRLALSSEQYLLLEEQHVLVENLKQDLHLCKTEQHNIRAELEILRNESQKVDDIKESLNRIHLEECDNQDAHKKEIENLQERIVLLESEKDSAMQLWHISLNTISALEDQLKGLHIDGKGTKFYQEQANAIKESYSEAIKMLEEKLGLAKDNFIKYQTLYETNKEKINNLTKEKDELLEKYKNLQMNTQDRDRNNQLTIETLKQDLAYAKTETNKIIQTKLELEKKLNEVKIYADNVMERDKETKKKMAEAIELIESAVREKDMILHRETLVLEEKTRLEHRLNIIANEYDGKIQELNKITRDEIEQNTKKYLTEINELKSEVKTKTIETEKAQRELKFIEEELNKIRRDSSVKILEYEQKAKRMEFQLQIYDETIVKNKYDIEIKQLKEKIIILEDKLGSSNDKLQKLEQQQTINTQDQIKKIDGENKDKMKQYSDLENQLAKTLDDKENLVMQLKSLKHDFEYEIQKRDNEKYSLENKIRELEINLHKATCIAENNPKNNITSEINPYNIKAKPSFDIT, from the exons ATGATGACAGAACATGATGCTCAGAAACAAAGGTTAGCTTTAAG ctCAGagcaatatttattactcgAAGAACAACATGTGCTTGTGGAAAATCTTAAACAAGACTTGCACTTATGCaag acAGAACAACATAATATACGAGCCGAATTAGAAATTCTACGAAATGAGAGTCAAAAAGTTGATGATATAAAAGAATCCTTAAATCGTATTCATTTGGAAGAATGCGATAATCAAGATgcacataaaaaagaaatagaaaatttacaagAGCGTATCGTGTTATTAGAATCGGAAAAAGATTCAGCTATGCAACTTTGGCATATTTCCTTAAATACCATAAGTGCCTTAGAGGACCAATTAAAAGGACTTCATATAGATGGAAAAGGAACAAAGTTTTATCAAGAACAAGCTAATGCTATTAAAGAAAGTTATTCGGAAGCTATTAAAATGTTGGAGGAAAAACTAGGCCTGgccaaagataattttataaaatatcaaacacTGTAcgaaacaaataaagaaaaaattaataatttgactaaagaaaaagatgaactTTTGGAGAAATATAAGAATCTTCAAATGAATACTCAAGATAGAG ataggAATAACCAACTGACAATAGAAACATTAAAACAAGACTTAGCTTATGCTAAAACAGAaaccaataaaataatacaaacaaaattggaattggaaaaaaaattaaatgaagttaaaatatatgcTGATAATGTGATGGAAAGAGAtaaggaaacaaaaaaaaagatggcaGAAGCTATTGAATTAATAGAATCTGCAGTTAGAGAAAAGGATATGATATTGCATCGTGAAACTCTTGTATTGGAAGAGAAAACCAGATTAGAACATAGACTGAATATAATAGCTAATGAATATGATGGAAAAATACAAgagttgaataaaattactagagatgaaattgaacaaaatacaaaaaaatatctaacagAGATTAATGAACTTAAATCAGAAGTAAAGACAAAAACTATTGAAACAGAAAAAGCtcaaagagaattaaaatttattgaagaagaattgaataaaatacgtAGAGATTCTAGTgtgaaaatattggaatatgaACAAAAAGCAAAACGTATGgaatttcaattacaaatatatgatgaaacaatagttaaaaacaaatatgatatagaaattaaacaattaaaagaaaaaattattattcttgaagATAAATTAGGCAgttcaaatgataaattacaaaagcTAGAGCAACAACAAACTATTAATACACAAGaccagataaaaaaaattgatggcgaaaataaggataaaatgaaacaatattcTGATTTAGAAAATCAGTTAGCTAAAACATTAGATGATAAGGAAAATCTTGTAatgcaattaaaatcattgaaacatgattttgaatatgaaatacaaaaaagagataatgaaaaatattctcttgaaaataaaattcgggaattggaaattaatctTCATAAAGCAACTTGTATAGCAGAAAATAAtccgaaaaataatattactagtGAAATAAatccatataatattaaagctAAGCCTAGTTTTGATATAacgtaa
- the LOC410869 gene encoding vacuolar-sorting protein SNF8 isoform X1 produces MRRKAGVGAIQKQKLEQEKYKDKGTEIQENQFEQMTKQMETFRVNLEEFATKYKNEIKKNARFRRQFTEMCASIGVDPLASGKGFWSVLGIGDFYYELAVQIVEVCMATNYKNGGLISLDELRARLIQARGRRKEHQEITNEDLLAAAKKLKIFGNGFSIVPIGRGKHLVQSVPGELSMDHTAVLQQASLSGNAYVSRSMLCKELKWESDRTQKALDHMVKEGLAWLDEQGENEILYWFPSLFTACIVSKE; encoded by the coding sequence aTGAGGCGAAAGGCAGGCGTTGGTGCTATCCAAAAACAAAAGCTGgagcaagaaaaatataaagataaggGAACTGAGATTCAAGAAAATCAATTTGAGCAAATGACAAAACAGATGGAAACTTTTCGTGTGAATCTAGAGGAATTCGCaacaaagtataaaaatgaaattaaaaaaaatgcacgTTTTCGGCGGCAATTTACCGAAATGTGTGCATCAATAGGTGTAGATCCTTTAGCTTCAGGTAAAGGATTTTGGTCAGTTCTTGGCATAGGAGACTTTTATTACGAACTTGCTGTTCAAATTGTTGAAGTTTGTATGgctacaaattataaaaatggtgGATTAATATCATTAGATGAACTTAGAGCAAGATTAATTCAAGCTAGAGGTCGTAGAAAAGAACATcaagaaattacaaatgaaGACTTACTAGCTGcagctaaaaaattaaaaatttttggaaatggaTTTTCTATTGTTCCAATTGGAAGAGGTAAACACTTAGTACAATCTGTACCTGGTGAACTCAGTATGGACCATACTGCCGTACTACAACAAGCTAGTTTATCTGGAAATGCATATGTTTCAAGATCCATGTTatgtaaagaattaaaatgggAATCAGATAGGACACAAAAAGCTTTGGACCATATGGTAAAAGAAGGATTGGCATGGTTAGATGAACAaggtgaaaatgaaatattatattggttTCCTAGTTTATTTACAGCTTGCATTGTATCCAAAGAGTAA
- the LOC100578833 gene encoding putative leucine-rich repeat-containing protein DDB_G0290503 isoform X2, producing the protein MMTEHDAQKQSSEQYLLLEEQHVLVENLKQDLHLCKTEQHNIRAELEILRNESQKVDDIKESLNRIHLEECDNQDAHKKEIENLQERIVLLESEKDSAMQLWHISLNTISALEDQLKGLHIDGKGTKFYQEQANAIKESYSEAIKMLEEKLGLAKDNFIKYQTLYETNKEKINNLTKEKDELLEKYKNLQMNTQDRDRNNQLTIETLKQDLAYAKTETNKIIQTKLELEKKLNEVKIYADNVMERDKETKKKMAEAIELIESAVREKDMILHRETLVLEEKTRLEHRLNIIANEYDGKIQELNKITRDEIEQNTKKYLTEINELKSEVKTKTIETEKAQRELKFIEEELNKIRRDSSVKILEYEQKAKRMEFQLQIYDETIVKNKYDIEIKQLKEKIIILEDKLGSSNDKLQKLEQQQTINTQDQIKKIDGENKDKMKQYSDLENQLAKTLDDKENLVMQLKSLKHDFEYEIQKRDNEKYSLENKIRELEINLHKATCIAENNPKNNITSEINPYNIKAKPSFDITVENKCHCCQSVLSDHMNKLQEKFDRKTKELINHVQIHQKLSKKWRDEAKSLTVKFQGKSKELRGKMNTLQKENNELHKELLNCKQQLAQHAIQDIQRINEPNEIR; encoded by the exons ATGATGACAGAACATGATGCTCAGAAACAAAG ctCAGagcaatatttattactcgAAGAACAACATGTGCTTGTGGAAAATCTTAAACAAGACTTGCACTTATGCaag acAGAACAACATAATATACGAGCCGAATTAGAAATTCTACGAAATGAGAGTCAAAAAGTTGATGATATAAAAGAATCCTTAAATCGTATTCATTTGGAAGAATGCGATAATCAAGATgcacataaaaaagaaatagaaaatttacaagAGCGTATCGTGTTATTAGAATCGGAAAAAGATTCAGCTATGCAACTTTGGCATATTTCCTTAAATACCATAAGTGCCTTAGAGGACCAATTAAAAGGACTTCATATAGATGGAAAAGGAACAAAGTTTTATCAAGAACAAGCTAATGCTATTAAAGAAAGTTATTCGGAAGCTATTAAAATGTTGGAGGAAAAACTAGGCCTGgccaaagataattttataaaatatcaaacacTGTAcgaaacaaataaagaaaaaattaataatttgactaaagaaaaagatgaactTTTGGAGAAATATAAGAATCTTCAAATGAATACTCAAGATAGAG ataggAATAACCAACTGACAATAGAAACATTAAAACAAGACTTAGCTTATGCTAAAACAGAaaccaataaaataatacaaacaaaattggaattggaaaaaaaattaaatgaagttaaaatatatgcTGATAATGTGATGGAAAGAGAtaaggaaacaaaaaaaaagatggcaGAAGCTATTGAATTAATAGAATCTGCAGTTAGAGAAAAGGATATGATATTGCATCGTGAAACTCTTGTATTGGAAGAGAAAACCAGATTAGAACATAGACTGAATATAATAGCTAATGAATATGATGGAAAAATACAAgagttgaataaaattactagagatgaaattgaacaaaatacaaaaaaatatctaacagAGATTAATGAACTTAAATCAGAAGTAAAGACAAAAACTATTGAAACAGAAAAAGCtcaaagagaattaaaatttattgaagaagaattgaataaaatacgtAGAGATTCTAGTgtgaaaatattggaatatgaACAAAAAGCAAAACGTATGgaatttcaattacaaatatatgatgaaacaatagttaaaaacaaatatgatatagaaattaaacaattaaaagaaaaaattattattcttgaagATAAATTAGGCAgttcaaatgataaattacaaaagcTAGAGCAACAACAAACTATTAATACACAAGaccagataaaaaaaattgatggcgaaaataaggataaaatgaaacaatattcTGATTTAGAAAATCAGTTAGCTAAAACATTAGATGATAAGGAAAATCTTGTAatgcaattaaaatcattgaaacatgattttgaatatgaaatacaaaaaagagataatgaaaaatattctcttgaaaataaaattcgggaattggaaattaatctTCATAAAGCAACTTGTATAGCAGAAAATAAtccgaaaaataatattactagtGAAATAAatccatataatattaaagctAAGCCTAGTTTTGATATAac AGTAGAAAATAAATGTCATTGTTGTCAATCTGTATTATCGGATCATATGAATAAACTGCAGGAAAAGTTTGACAGAAAAACAAAGGAATTAATCAATCATGTACAAATTCATCAAAAACTaagtaaaaa atggAGAGATGAAGCAAAATCTTTGACAGTTAAATTTCAAGGAAAATCTAAGGAATTAAGGGGAAAGATGAATactttacaaaaagaaaacaatgaattacataaagaattattaaattgcaaaCAACAATTGGCACAACATGCAATTCAAGATATACAAAG aattaatgAGCCAAATGAAATTAGgtga